One part of the Phycisphaeraceae bacterium genome encodes these proteins:
- a CDS encoding NADH-quinone oxidoreductase subunit B, with protein MGIEAALPTDMILTTQLQRVINWARRSSLWPMPFATACCGIELMATASSRYDLARFGAEVMRFSPRQSDLLIVAGRIGIKTMPVLQRIYQQMPEPKWVISMGACASTGGVFDTYAVVQGVDQFIPVDVYVPGCPPRPEQLIEGVMAIQRHIDKEGLPPSGGKRAALNLVVEPSHTPRPQPVGLTIGK; from the coding sequence ATGGGAATCGAAGCCGCACTGCCCACTGACATGATCCTGACCACGCAGTTGCAGCGTGTGATCAACTGGGCCCGCCGGTCGAGTCTGTGGCCGATGCCGTTCGCGACAGCGTGCTGCGGTATCGAGCTGATGGCGACAGCGTCCAGCCGGTACGACCTTGCCCGGTTCGGGGCTGAGGTGATGCGGTTCTCGCCCCGCCAGTCTGACCTGCTGATCGTTGCCGGGCGCATCGGGATCAAGACCATGCCGGTGCTCCAGCGGATCTACCAGCAGATGCCCGAGCCGAAGTGGGTCATCTCGATGGGAGCCTGCGCCTCGACGGGTGGCGTTTTCGACACCTACGCCGTGGTTCAGGGCGTTGATCAGTTCATCCCAGTGGACGTGTACGTGCCCGGGTGCCCACCTCGACCCGAGCAGTTGATCGAGGGCGTGATGGCCATCCAACGCCACATCGACAAGGAAGGATTGCCCCCGTCCGGCGGGAAACGGGCTGCTCTGAACCTCGTGGTGGAGCCGAGCCATACGCCGAGACCCCAGCCTGTCGGTTTGACGATCGGGAAGTAA
- the lysW gene encoding lysine biosynthesis protein LysW, translating into MATACPECDAEITFERSPLNGEVCRCSECRVELEVTCTNPLRLEIAPEVEEDWGE; encoded by the coding sequence ATCGCAACCGCCTGCCCCGAATGCGACGCTGAGATCACGTTCGAACGCTCGCCCCTCAATGGTGAGGTTTGCCGGTGCTCCGAGTGCCGGGTTGAGCTCGAAGTGACTTGCACGAATCCGTTGCGTCTTGAGATCGCGCCGGAAGTCGAAGAGGACTGGGGCGAGTAA
- the lysX gene encoding lysine biosynthesis protein LysX: MRVAMLHTRMRTEERLLVDAFEARGANVELVDIRPEVFRLDDMSRWTQFDVVFDRSLSLTTSITTLRMLDMAGVRCVNHPDVVEVCSDKLRTTLALERAGVPNPRTRIALSPEAALEAIRVMGFPVVLKPTVGSWGRMVSRINDMDAAEAIIEHRDVLGSVQHHVYYIQEHIDKPDRDLRVFVVGGEPIAAIARYSEHWVTNTARGGSAQNEPLTDELVSLARRVHDAVGGDAIAIDLLECPNRGLLVNEVNHSMEFRNSIATTGIDIPGRIVEHIMNSTSVNTPSLTGVLAS, translated from the coding sequence ATGCGTGTTGCCATGCTTCATACCCGGATGCGAACAGAGGAGCGCCTGCTCGTCGACGCGTTCGAGGCTCGCGGTGCCAATGTCGAGCTGGTCGACATCCGACCCGAGGTATTCAGACTCGACGACATGTCGAGATGGACCCAGTTCGATGTCGTGTTCGATCGCTCGTTGAGCCTGACAACGTCGATCACGACGTTGCGCATGCTCGATATGGCTGGTGTCCGATGCGTGAACCATCCGGACGTCGTCGAGGTGTGCTCTGACAAGCTTCGCACGACGCTGGCGCTCGAAAGGGCTGGCGTGCCGAACCCGCGCACGCGCATCGCGCTGTCGCCCGAAGCGGCGCTCGAAGCCATCCGTGTGATGGGGTTCCCTGTCGTGCTTAAGCCGACAGTTGGGTCCTGGGGAAGAATGGTCTCGCGAATCAACGACATGGACGCAGCCGAGGCGATCATCGAGCATCGCGATGTGCTTGGCTCGGTGCAGCATCATGTGTACTACATCCAGGAACACATCGACAAGCCCGACCGCGATCTCCGCGTGTTCGTTGTTGGGGGCGAGCCCATCGCAGCTATCGCGCGGTACTCCGAACACTGGGTGACAAACACCGCGCGTGGCGGAAGCGCGCAGAACGAACCGTTGACAGACGAACTCGTGTCTCTTGCCAGACGCGTGCATGACGCGGTTGGTGGCGATGCGATCGCGATTGATCTGCTCGAATGTCCGAATCGAGGGTTGCTTGTGAACGAGGTGAACCACTCGATGGAGTTCCGCAACTCCATCGCAACAACGGGCATCGATATTCCCGGCAGGATCGTCGAACACATTATGAATAGCACGAGTGTGAACACGCCGTCACTGACAGGAGTGCTCGCGTCGTGA